In Comamonas koreensis, the genomic stretch GTCGGCAACGATGATGGTCTTGATGGCGGCAAACAGGCGGTCGCTGCCTTGGATGTTGCCATGGTCTTCGTCTTCAGGCACCAGCAGCTTGACGCCGATCCAGAACAGCAAGATGGCGCCGACAAACTTCAGGAACGGCAGGGCCAGCAGGAACATCGCGAACGCGATCAGGATGACGCGCAAGATGATCGCGCCAGCGGTACCGAAGATGATGCCTTTGCGGCGCAGGTCAGGGGGCAGCTTGCGGCATGCCAGGGCAATCACCACCGCGTTGTCGCCGCCCAGCAGGATGTCGATGATGATGATTTGGCCCAGTGCAATCCAGAAGGGCGCGTGCGTCAGAAAATCCAAGTCCATGTAAGCACCTAATTTTTGAAAAAGCGGCCCATGCACCATGCACAGACCAGCCAGTGGGGTGTCGTTACAAGTCAGGGAGGCGACGTGGTTCAGCGTTGGCGCCGTGATGGCCAACCGCCGGGCAGTAGCTTCGAAGACCTGTGGTGCGGCACCATGGTTTTCAAAGGTCTTGCTCAGATCATGTGGGCCATGAACCTAACGCGCCGGAAGCCGTGAGGCTTCGTACTGACGACGCATTACATGTCTCTGCACTTGCCGCTGGCAAGGCATCAACGGGAGCTACTCCCCTTCGTCAGCGCGTATTGGAACACAAACCAAGCACTTTGGGGTGACAAAGACCGGGCCACTGCACAGAGTATTCCCGCATGTGTGTGTTTGCCCACACCTGTGGATAACAAGCTGTGAACAAGTGGGGGCGCATCGCCGCTTGGCGGTTCGGCCACTTCAGGGCTATCATCGATGGCAGCTATGGAACTCATCCACCTGACCGATCTGGAAGCAGCCATCAACCATTGGCGTCAGCGTGCGCCCAGTGGCCCTGGCGCATCCTTGGCGCCGCAGGTGGCTGCGCTGGCCGAGGTCTACGCGCGGCTGGTCTACCAGCGCCGCGATGGGGTGGATGTGCGCGAGATGGGCGATGCGGCCATGCAGGCCTGGCTGGCCTGGTGGGAGACCACACCGGATACGCCCTGCATCGCCATCTGCTCGACCAGCCAGGGCGATGCGGTCTGCAAGGGCTGCGGCCGCAGCTTTGACGAGGTGCAGCACTGGCTGGCCTACAGCCCCGTGCAAAAGCGGGCGGTGTGGCGGCGCATCAGCCTGCAGGGCACGGCCTGGCGCTTCAACCGCTATGCGGAACGTGCGCGTTCCGCAGGCGGCATCACTTCCAGCGAATAGGTTCTACAAAGACCGTGCCCTTGTCGCTGGACAGGGTCAGCTGGCCTTCCTGGATGGTGGCCTGCAGCTGCATGCTGCGCTCGGCCAGATCGGCCAGCGATTGGGACACCTCGGTCGGCAGGCGGAACACCTCGAGCTTTTCCTGGCGCGCGAGCTTGCCTTCCAGGCCCTTCCACCAGATCTCGGCTGCATGGTTGAAGCAGTACACCAGCATGTGGTCCGACTTGTTGCAGGCCTTGGTGATCGGCTTTTCTTCGGGCTGGCCCACTTCGATCCAGATGCGCTTGGCGCCGGTGAAGTCGGTCAGGTGCACATCAGGGTTGTCCGGGTCGGACAGGCCGGCGCCAAAGCCCAAGGTGCCGTCGCCATTGCACAGGTCCTGCAGCTGGTGGGCGTTCAGGGCCAGCGCCACCAGGCGCACCATCATGCGCTCGTCGGTTTCGCTGGGGTGGCGCGCCAGGGTCAGGTTGTGGTCGGCGTAGTAGTTGTGGTCGATATCGGCAATCGACAGATTGGCCTTGTAGATCGTGGATTTGATAGCCATGGGGCAGGGTCTGGTGACGAAGCCTGGGCTTCGGGGGTGAATCCGGCGCGCCAGGCTGGCGCATTGCGCTTGGCCGGGCGGTGAGAGAAAAAAGGCAAGAGGCCAGGGAGCGCCTGGCCTCCTGGGGAGAGCGTACTTAAACGCGCTGGGCCAGCTCGGTGGCCTTGCCGATGTAGCTGGCCGGGGTCATGGCCAGCAGGCGCTCCTTGTCAGCCTGCGGGATCTCCAGGCTGCGGATCAGCTGGTGCAGGTCTTCGGCGCGCACCGTCTTGCCACGGGTGACTTCCTTGAGCTTTTCATAGGCGCCTTGCACGCCATAGCGGCGCATGACGGTCTGGATCGGCTCGGCCAGCACTTCCCAGGCATTGTCCAGGTCTTCGGCCAGGCGCTCTTCGTTCAGCTCCAGCTTGTTCAGGCCGGTCATCAG encodes the following:
- a CDS encoding DUF3717 domain-containing protein gives rise to the protein MELIHLTDLEAAINHWRQRAPSGPGASLAPQVAALAEVYARLVYQRRDGVDVREMGDAAMQAWLAWWETTPDTPCIAICSTSQGDAVCKGCGRSFDEVQHWLAYSPVQKRAVWRRISLQGTAWRFNRYAERARSAGGITSSE
- a CDS encoding YaeQ family protein yields the protein MAIKSTIYKANLSIADIDHNYYADHNLTLARHPSETDERMMVRLVALALNAHQLQDLCNGDGTLGFGAGLSDPDNPDVHLTDFTGAKRIWIEVGQPEEKPITKACNKSDHMLVYCFNHAAEIWWKGLEGKLARQEKLEVFRLPTEVSQSLADLAERSMQLQATIQEGQLTLSSDKGTVFVEPIRWK